A genomic segment from Methanoplanus limicola DSM 2279 encodes:
- a CDS encoding geranylgeranylglycerol-phosphate geranylgeranyltransferase yields the protein MNRGYIKITRPVNSLFAGFAVLLGIIIAKGTIPGDSPAEYLILIPVVAMITAAGNVINDYYDREIDAVNRPERPIPSGSVSPKGALLYSAVLFAAGISISFFAGFLCLIIASVNSLLLVLYAMKLKGVPFAGNISVSYLSASIFLFGGALYGLSGLINNFPVALITFFAILSREILKDAEDVEGDRAGGVKTLPMYTGIYKSSVLAFVFALIAVIISLMPVFRWWGLYYILLILVADAVIMAGAVKGVMSGDDSGTLKRSGATGILKNGMFLAVVIFILSALLIG from the coding sequence ATGAACAGAGGTTATATAAAAATCACAAGGCCGGTAAACTCGCTCTTTGCCGGTTTTGCGGTTCTTCTCGGCATAATAATTGCAAAGGGCACAATTCCGGGTGACAGTCCGGCTGAATACCTTATACTGATTCCTGTTGTAGCTATGATTACTGCTGCGGGCAATGTCATCAATGATTATTATGACCGGGAGATTGATGCAGTCAACCGCCCTGAGAGGCCGATTCCGTCCGGAAGCGTCAGTCCGAAGGGTGCTCTCTTATACAGCGCAGTTCTCTTTGCAGCAGGAATCTCAATCTCGTTCTTTGCAGGATTTCTCTGCCTGATAATAGCCTCTGTAAATTCTCTTCTTCTTGTTCTCTATGCAATGAAGCTTAAAGGAGTTCCGTTTGCAGGGAATATCTCGGTCTCCTATCTCTCTGCAAGCATATTTCTCTTCGGGGGCGCACTGTATGGGCTTTCCGGCCTCATCAACAATTTCCCTGTAGCCCTTATTACCTTCTTTGCGATTCTGTCAAGGGAGATACTTAAGGACGCTGAGGATGTCGAGGGTGACAGAGCCGGCGGTGTAAAGACGCTTCCGATGTACACCGGAATTTATAAATCATCCGTTCTGGCGTTTGTTTTCGCTCTGATCGCAGTAATTATCAGTCTGATGCCGGTCTTCAGGTGGTGGGGATTATATTATATCCTTCTGATTCTGGTTGCCGATGCTGTGATTATGGCAGGTGCAGTTAAGGGCGTTATGTCAGGTGACGACTCCGGCACTTTAAAAAGATCGGGCGCAACCGGAATTTTAAAGAACGGAATGTTTCTTGCGGTGGTGATTTTCATTCTTTCTGCTCTTCTCATAGGGTAA
- the mtnA gene encoding S-methyl-5-thioribose-1-phosphate isomerase, with product MTERTIFWDYASRSISLIDQTLLPAEYRFKKCSTVEQLAEAIRRLEVRGAPALGVAGGLGIALSAAVSESTDKTGMLTGLRRDAELLKATRPTAVNLAWGIERVLKTAEGCGNPEEIKEVTLREAEAVGDEDAAMCRMIGENGAELLPDRCTVLTHCNAGALACSEWGTALGVIRSACKAGKEVSVISCETRPLNQGSRLTAFELSRDGIPVKTITDSSAAMLMRKGLIDAVIVGADRITDDAVFNKTGTYMHAVCAKHHNIPFYVAAPYSTFDPELSEADVEIELRSRDELAFCGDKMLMPDGVEALNYAFDPTPMDLITAVITEKGVFKPPFDRNEALPGRRDI from the coding sequence ATGACAGAAAGAACAATATTCTGGGATTATGCCAGCAGGAGCATTTCCCTTATAGATCAGACACTACTTCCGGCAGAATACAGATTTAAAAAATGCAGCACTGTTGAGCAGCTTGCAGAGGCCATAAGAAGGCTCGAAGTAAGGGGCGCACCGGCACTTGGCGTTGCCGGAGGTCTTGGCATTGCCCTTTCAGCAGCAGTATCTGAGAGCACAGATAAGACCGGAATGTTAACAGGTCTAAGAAGAGATGCAGAACTCCTGAAAGCCACAAGGCCGACAGCAGTAAACCTCGCATGGGGCATTGAGAGGGTGCTTAAGACGGCAGAAGGCTGCGGTAACCCTGAAGAGATAAAAGAGGTCACCCTGAGAGAAGCAGAGGCGGTCGGAGACGAAGATGCCGCCATGTGCAGGATGATAGGAGAAAACGGTGCAGAACTTCTCCCTGACAGGTGCACCGTCCTTACACACTGCAATGCCGGTGCACTGGCATGCTCAGAATGGGGCACAGCACTCGGAGTAATAAGATCAGCCTGCAAAGCCGGAAAGGAAGTCTCGGTTATATCATGTGAGACAAGGCCCTTAAACCAGGGTTCACGCCTCACAGCATTTGAACTCTCACGTGACGGAATTCCGGTAAAGACAATCACAGACTCATCCGCAGCAATGCTTATGAGAAAGGGCCTGATCGATGCAGTGATCGTTGGCGCCGACCGGATAACCGATGACGCGGTCTTCAACAAGACAGGCACATATATGCATGCGGTCTGTGCAAAGCACCACAACATTCCTTTCTACGTTGCCGCACCATACTCCACATTTGACCCGGAACTCTCGGAAGCCGATGTTGAGATTGAACTGAGATCAAGGGACGAACTTGCATTCTGCGGCGATAAGATGCTCATGCCCGATGGCGTTGAAGCATTAAACTACGCCTTTGACCCGACACCTATGGACCTGATTACGGCTGTCATCACGGAGAAAGGAGTATTTAAACCACCTTTTGACAGAAATGAAGCTCTGCCAGGACGAAGAGATATTTAA
- a CDS encoding DUF116 domain-containing protein, whose translation MIMIGEATIIIIVGMFLLSFLVVAISFYSIKNGQFYFPTILKPGLVMTEGFAKGICRFFGLDDQELVTFFIRLHNKMNTVPFSKIPYNKRAIFLPQCLRNAQCPAHLTPEGLVCRRCGRCEIGAHIDELENLGYMVWIAPGSTLIKRMVKKYRPEGIIGVGCLMEVKEGLELTDKMSIVGMGVLTATDGCVETTMNWNDLLEVALLSSPE comes from the coding sequence ATGATAATGATAGGTGAGGCCACAATCATAATAATTGTCGGAATGTTTCTCCTCTCATTTCTTGTTGTGGCAATCTCATTTTACTCAATAAAGAACGGCCAGTTCTATTTCCCTACAATTCTTAAGCCCGGACTTGTGATGACAGAAGGGTTTGCAAAGGGGATATGCAGGTTCTTCGGGCTTGACGACCAGGAGCTCGTCACTTTCTTCATAAGACTCCACAACAAGATGAACACAGTTCCATTCTCAAAAATACCATATAACAAAAGGGCAATATTTCTCCCACAGTGTCTGAGAAATGCACAGTGCCCTGCACACCTGACGCCCGAAGGGCTTGTCTGCCGGAGATGTGGCAGGTGTGAAATAGGAGCACATATAGACGAACTGGAAAACCTCGGCTATATGGTATGGATTGCTCCGGGATCGACCCTCATAAAGAGAATGGTAAAAAAATACAGGCCGGAAGGAATAATCGGCGTAGGATGCCTCATGGAAGTCAAAGAGGGTCTTGAGCTTACCGATAAAATGTCAATTGTCGGTATGGGAGTATTAACCGCAACAGACGGGTGTGTTGAGACTACTATGAACTGGAATGACCTCCTTGAAGTCGCTCTTCTCAGCAGCCCGGAGTAG
- a CDS encoding polymer-forming cytoskeletal protein: protein MKIYRDGNTYIAPKGTYFEGNVKINGDFIVPPCTHFWGILVVDGRLELGPNSTVGSRVTCREAVIGSGTEIKGPVNASGSVTVCDRARISSINAGGDVILRPGIEVGDVKCEGTLFVYGKVKSGKLFGRQVKVLRADAAANNDFPEEATPGC from the coding sequence ATGAAGATTTACCGGGACGGAAATACTTACATCGCACCAAAAGGGACATATTTTGAGGGCAATGTTAAGATTAACGGCGATTTTATTGTCCCACCCTGCACTCATTTCTGGGGGATACTTGTTGTGGACGGAAGGCTTGAGCTTGGCCCCAATTCTACGGTAGGCTCACGGGTAACATGCCGTGAAGCTGTGATCGGCTCAGGTACTGAGATTAAAGGCCCTGTCAATGCCTCCGGCAGTGTTACAGTATGCGACAGGGCCAGGATATCTTCGATAAATGCCGGCGGTGATGTGATTCTCAGACCCGGAATTGAAGTGGGTGATGTAAAATGCGAAGGAACACTTTTTGTGTATGGAAAAGTAAAGTCCGGGAAATTATTCGGCAGGCAGGTTAAAGTGCTGAGAGCCGATGCTGCTGCCAATAATGATTTTCCTGAAGAGGCTACTCCGGGCTGCTGA